The Pristiophorus japonicus isolate sPriJap1 unplaced genomic scaffold, sPriJap1.hap1 HAP1_SCAFFOLD_432, whole genome shotgun sequence genome contains the following window.
ACGTTATAAGAGGGGCGGGGCGTGGGGTATAGTGACGTTGTTAGAGGGGCGGGGCGTGGGGTACAGTGATGTTACTAGAGGGGCGGGGCGTGGGGTATAGTGACGTTGTTAGAGGGGCGGGGCGTGGGGTATAGTGACGTTATAAGAGGGGCGGGGCGTGGGGTATAGTGACGTTGTTAGAGGGGCGGGGCGTGGGGTATAGTGACGTTATAAGAGGGGCGGGGCGTGGGGTATAGTGATGTTGTTAGAGGGGCGGGGCGTGGGGGATAGTGACGGTGTTAGAGGGGGGGGCGTGGGGTATAGTGACGTTATAAGAGGGGCGGGGCGTGGGGGATAGTGACGGTGTTAGAGGGGCGGGGCGTGGGGTATAGTGACGTTGTTAGAGGGGCGGGGCGTGGGGTATAGTGACGTTGTTAGAGGGGCGGGGCGTGGGGTATAGTGACGTTGTTAGAGGGGCGGGGCGTGGGGTACAGTGATGTTACTAGAGGGGCGGGGCGTGGGGTATAGTGACGTTGTTGGAGGGGCGGGGCGTGGGGTACAGTGATGTTACTAGAGGGGCGGGGCGTGGGGTATAGTGACGTTATTGGAGGGGCGGGGCGTGGGGTATAGTGACGTTGTTGGAGGGGCGGGGCGTGGGGTATAGTGACGTTGTTGGAGGGGCGGGGCGTGGGGTATAGTGACGTTGTTGGAGGGGCGGGGCGTGGGGTATAGTGACGTTGTTAGAGGGGCGGGGCGTGGGGTACAGTGATGTTACTAGAGGGGCGGGGCGTGGGGTATAGTGACGTTATTGGAGGGGCGGGGCGTGGGGTATAGTGACGTTGTTAGAGGGGCGGGGCGTGGGGTATAGTGACGTTGTTGGAGGGGCGGGGCGTGGGGAGCAGTAACGTTATTGGAGGGGCGGGGCATGGGGCACCGTGACGCTATTGGAGGGGCGGGGCCGGATGTGCGTGTAAGCTCTAGAAGCGGGAGCGCGGGACGTGTGGCCTCTTTCCGGCGGAGCGGCGGGTGAGTGAGGAGCTCCGGGAGAGAGACCCGACACCCCGCTCCACCCGGGCCCACAGGGGGAGAGGGACCCGACACCCCGCTCCACCCGGGCCCACAGGGGGAGAGGGACCCGACACCCCGCTCCACCCGGGCCCACACACCCAGAGGGGGAGAGCGCGGGATACAGACCCAACACCCCGCATAGCTGTATacacagggggagggagggagctccGGGGCACACCTCGGTAAACACACACAGGGGGCAGGGAGACAGGCCGCAACCCGGGCCCACAGCCCGGGGCCTGGTCCACACACAGCCCGGGgcccacagtgagggagagagcccGGGGCCGGGTCCACACACAGCCCGTGGCCGGGTCCACACACAGCCCGGGgcccacagtgagggagagagcccggggcctggtccacacacagcccggggccgggtccacacacagcccggggcccacagtgagggagagagcccggggcctggtccacacacagcccggggccgggtccacacacagcccggggcccacagtgagggagagagcccggggcctggtccacacacagcccggggcctggtccacacacacacacacacaccaccccggcccacagtgactcactctcccctcccattgTCTCCACAGTGACAGCGCGCAGGACCCGCACCCACAGAGAGAGAGGCCACAGACACCGACACGCGATGGGCCGCCGACCCGCCCGCTGGTGAGTGAGGGGAGGGCCCCGGGCACTGAGCCCCCGCCGTCATTTTACCGTCGCGGCCTACTCCCAGCGCGCACAGCCTCGGCCTTTCCTAGCGACAGGCCACGTGGCGggctgcttgtgtgtgtgtgtaatggacGGGAGGCTGAGTcacagtctgtgggggggggggggggtgtctcgggCCCTGGTTTGTGGGGAGAGGGGCTCGGGACCCTGGTTTGGAATGGGGGGGCTCGGGACCCTGGtttgtggggagaggggggtctctgccgcagagagttgttggggccagttcgttagatatattccagagggagttagatgtggcccttacggttaaaggggtcaaggggtatggagagaaagcaggaaaggggtactgagggaatggtcagccatgatcttattgaatggtggagcaggctcgaatggccgactcctgcacctaatttctatgtcccTGGTTTGAGGGGGCAGACTCATGACCCTGGTTTGGGATGGGGGGGGCTCGAGACCCTGGTTTGAGAGGAGAGGGGCTCGGGACCCTGGTTTGGGATGGGGGGCTCGGGACCCTGGTTTGGGATGGGGGGGCTCGGGATCCTGGTTTGAGGGGAGAGGGGCTCGGGACCCTGGTTTAAGGGGGCAGGCTCGGGACCCTGGTTTGGGATGGGGGGCTCGGGACCCTGGTTTGAGGGGGCAGACTCATGACCCTGGTTTGCACGGAGAGGGGCTCGGGACCCTGGTTTGGGATAGGAGGGCTCGGGACCCTGGTTTAAGGGGGCAGGCTCGGGACCCTGGTTTAAGGGGGCAGGCTCGGGACCCTGGTTTGAGGGGAGAGGGGCTCGGGACGGGAGCTCAGGACCCTGGGGTGGAAGAGACTGCTGGTGTCATGACTCCTGCAGTTGAATACCCCCCCCCCCGGGTGTTTTTTTTGTGCATGGAGTGTCTGTGACGCACCGCGTGGTCAAATAGCTTCCCCgtctttttaattaattttttaaaacaCACAGAAGATGCTGGACCCACTCGGCAGGTCAGGCCACGTCTGTGGAAAGAATTAATGTTTCAGTTCCATAACCTTTTGGCACAATTGAAGGAGGGAGAGGGTGCAGCGGTGGACTGCAGAACCGACCCTGTACTGGGACCCCGGAGAGGGTTCGGGGGTTAATGATCCCGCTAGTGCCGGGGTCCGTGAGGCATCtccggggagaaagggggagatgtTTATGGGATTGTCTGATGACGGATATAATCTGTTAATCGCTGTGTTTTGTTTTATTGGTTGCATCTTTACAATATTCTACTCCGATGAGCCTTTAAagctcggcggggtgggggggagatttgTTATGCTGATCGGTAAGTTTGTCTCGCGGCGTGCCAATAACGACAACCCACACAGATGTGTggagcactgtgtccgtgtgttatagTCTGTACAGGTTCCCCAAAACTGGGGTTAAAATGTTCATCCCGGGGGACGCTGTCAGCCAGTGGATCTCGACAGAGCCACACAATAACTCAAGTTAGGCAAGCTCTGCACTAATCGTCCTCAGCTCTTCATCTCCCAGCCCCTTCAACCACCCTCgtcaagaggctgaatgggccttctccagttccttatgtaacaggctcgaggggctgaacggcctcctcctgtccctaatgtaaccagctcgaggggctgaatgggcctcctcctgttcctaatgtaaccggctcgaggggctgaatggcctcctgttcctaatgtaacaggctcgaggggctgaacggcctcctcctgtccctaatgtaacaggctcgaggggctgaacggcctcctcctgtccctaatgtaacaggctcgaggggctgaacggcctcctcctgtccctaatgtaacaggctcgaggggctgagcggcctcctcctgttcctaatgtaacaggctcgaggggctgaacgccttcctcctgtccctaatgtaacaggctcgaggggctgaatgggcctcctcttgggcTTTAGCTCCGATCTTTCTTCTatcgagtgatagaaatttcagtcaACAAAAACACCGACACATCCAGGTTCTGGGCATCCCAACCTCAGTCACTGTGggtgtgtgacctgtgctgtacctgccctgggagtgtttgatgggacagtgtagagggagctttactctgttgtgGCTGGGACAGGATCTCCAATCTGGAGGAGCGGGTTACTGTGAGATTCGCCTGGTTTCGGGCGATGGTCTAACCCTCGTCTTTTAGTTACAGATACTGCAAGAACAAGCCGTATCCCAAGTCTCGCTTCTGTCGGGGCGTTCCTGGTTAGTATCCTGCCTTCTCGCTTCAGCTTGTGATTTTCACTCGTGTGTACACTCGTGGGCCTGCTATAAAACTACCCAGGTTGCTtgtgttacaggaaagatgtgatcgcacttggagagggtgcagaggagatttaccaggatgttgcccggactggagagtTTTAACACTGAAAAATTGGATagcctggggttgttttctttggaacagaggaggctgaggggagaccttattgaggtctgagggggcctagatagagtggataggacggacctgtttcccatggtggaggggtcaacaaccagggggcagagattgaaagtaattggggggaggtttcgaggggaaatgtcttcacccagagggtggcgggggtctgggggggaactcgcggcctgaaagggcggtagaggcagaaaccctcaccacatttggacgtgcgctcgaagcgccgtaacccacagggctacggattcagagcaggaaagtgggattaggccgggatggctcttgggTTGGCCGGCgccacacggacacgatgggccgggatggcttccttccgcgctgtaaaattTTTAGGATTCTGTGGTGCGCTTTGCGTAAAATGAGGGAAGACGGGATTTTGTTCGGCGCAGTTCCCGTATCCCGTCACATGCGCGTGCATTTTAAATGGGGTCGCCGCGGGTGAGAGATTCACGGCTTGGCGGGTGCAGGTTAGCGCCTGGTTGGGTTTAAACCGCCGATCTTTGGTGCACCTCATTGTGGGCCTGTCAGAGAACATGGCTTGGGTGATTCCGCTGTCGGCGGATAAACGCTGGGGTGGGGGCAGCTTGCTGGCTCCCGCAGTAAGCATCGCTGGAGCTGTGATCTCCCGGAAACCTGCGCGGTGTTCGAAGGCGGGTGTCTTAGGCCGCGGCAATTCACTTGTTGCCTCCTTTCCTGCCTTCAGATCCCAAGATCCGGATTTTCGACCTGGGCCGCAAGAAGGCCAAGGTGGACGAGTTTCCGTTATGTGGCCACATGGTGTCCGATGAATATGAGCAGCTTTCCTCCGAAGGTGAGTTGGGTGGAAgtgttctggggggggggggggggggggtcaatgcaTGCCGGGGTCAGTAAAATGGTGGCTGCCTTTGTGACCGTGaccaaaagcaatgtgtgaaggaggacacaagaaatctgcaaacataagaattaggaacaggagtaggccatctagcccctcgagcctgctccgccattcaacaagatcgtggctgatctggccgtggactcagctccacttccccgcaaaaggacacagacaggctaagtgagtgggtgaaaatttggcagatggagtataatgttggaaagtgtgaggttatccactttggcagaagaaaaactcaaaagagcaagttattatttaaatgggagaaagattgcaaagagccgcagcacagcgggacctgggggtacttgtgcatgaaacacgaaaggaaagtctgcaggtacagcaagtgatcaggaaggccaatggtatcttggcctttattgcaaaggggatggaatataaaagcagggaagtcttgctgcagttatacagggtattggtgaggccacacctggagtactgcgtgcagttttggtttccatatttacaaaaggatacacttgctttggaggcagttcagagaaggttcactcggttgattccgggaatgagggggttgacttatgaggaaaggttgaggaggttgggaattcagaagaatgagaggtgatcttatcgaaacgtatcagattatgagggggctcaacaaggtggatgttcccactgatgggggagactagaactagggggcatggtcttagaataaggggccgcccatttaaaactgagatgaggagaaatttcttctgagggttgtaaatctgttgtattcgctgcctcagagagctgtggaggccgggacattgaataaatttaagacagagatagacagtttcttaaccgataaggggataagggggcgggcagggaagtggagctgagtccatgatcggatcggccatgatcttattgaatggcggagcaggctcgaggggccgaatggccgactcctgctcctatttcttatgtaaactatccctcctggacctgtctgcagcctttgacacggttgaccattccatcctcctcccaacacctctcctccaccgtccagctgggtgggactgcactcgcctggttccattcttatccatctaatcgtggcCAGAGAATCACCCGCAACGgcatctcttcccactcccgcatcgttacctctggtgaccccccaggatctgtccttggccccctcctatttctcatctatatgctgccccttggcggcgACATCTGAAAACACGAggacagtttccacatgtacgctgacacccaGTGctccctctccaccacttctctcgatccctcctcggtctctaaattgtcagactgcttgtcccacatccagtacaggatgagcagaaattttctcccaattaaatactgggaagaccgaagccattgtctttggtccccgccacaagctgTGTTCCCTAAcccctgactccatccctctcccgagcatcaatctgagggtgaaccaagactgttcgcaacctctgtGTCACACTGGTccctgaaatcgaggtgttgcttaaccgggagacgatggaggtcggcgagcacaggggggtgatgggtgagcgggactcggtgcgagttaggacacgggggcagcgagcacaaggggtgatgggtgagcaggactcggtgcgagttaggacacggggcagtggggtgagcgggactcggtgcgagttcggacacgggggcagcgagcacagggggtgatgggtgagtgggacttggtgcgagttcggacacgggggcagcgagcacagggggtgatgggtgagtgggacttggtgcgagttaggacacgggggcagtgagcacagggggtgatgggtgagcgggactcagtgcgagttaggacatgggggcagcgagcacagggggtgatgggtgagtgggacttggtgcgagttaggacatgggggcagtgagcacagggggtgatgggtgagcgggactcggtgcgagttaggacacggggcagtgagcacagggggtgatgggtgagcgggactcggtgcgagttaggacacggggcagtgagcacaggggggtgatgggtgagcgggactcggtgcgagctaggacacggggcagcgagcacagtgggggagcgggactcggtgcgagttaggacacgggggcagcgagcacaaggggtgagcgggactcggtgcgagttaggacacggggcagtggggtgagcgggactcggtgcgagttcggacacgggggcagcgagcacagggggtgatgggtgagcgggactcggtgcgagttaggacatgggggcagcgagcacagggggtgatgggtgagcgggactcggtgcgagttaggacatgggggcagccgagttttggatcacctctagtgtacGTACGgtcgaacgtgggaggccggccaggagtgcgttggaatagtcaggtctagaggtaacaaaagggcAGTTTCAAAAGATTGAAGAAAGCTTTTGGAAAGCTGAGCCAGGGCTTGAGGCGATGGTGCGGTGGCCTTGAGATTGAGGgattgcactggagcatcagctgaCAAGGGGCGCAGAAGACCGATTGTGTTTTGTCTCTCGAACCTCGTGcggagcaggggggaggggagggagtgcttTCGGTCTGGGCTGCCGATGTTGGGTGTTTAATGCCtgttcccctttccctcccccagCTCTGGAGGCAGCCCGAATCTGCGCCAACAAGTACATGGTGAAGACATGTGGCAAGGATGGGTTCCACATCCGTATGCGTCTGCATCCCTTCCACGTCATCCGGATCAACAAGATGTTGTCGTGTGCTGGTGCTGATAGGTGAGGACCGACCGGTGAAGGGGGTTCATCCTGGCTCGCCGGGGTGTGGAGAGCCAAACCCCTCCCGATTCCTGGCTGTGTTTTGACTGGTTGCTCTGCTGGGGGGGGGGGCCTTGCAGTCAATTAAGCCGACCGGCGTTTTGTCTTGGTCAAATGCCGGTGTGCAATGTCTGCGTACAGCAACTCTCTGGTTGTGTATGTGCTTTGTAGCTCAGTACAAAACACGCTAAGGGACCTCTGAGacaagtgcttgtgtgtgtgtctgGTAAAAACGTACACTCgatcatccaaaacccggctgtccccccccccccccccccccccggagtccTAAGTCGCACAGAGTCACAGGAGAAACgctgaaatttacagcgcaggaggaagccattccggcccatcgtgtccgcgccggccgacaaagagccgcacgaccctcagtcagcagccctgaaggttacatataaacccatgaacaatggcggaaaggcaaagagcacccagcccaaccagtccgcctcaccacaactgcgacacccctcacactgaaacattttaactccaccccaaccggagccatgtgatctcctgagagaggcaaaaaccagagtaACAACCCAggacaatttagagagaataaattgggaaaattcctctccgacccatccaggcgatcgaaactagtcccgctcacccatcaacccccccctcatgctcgccgacctacattggctctcggttgagGAATGCcacgatttcaaacttctcattcTCGTTTAGAAATCCCTCTGtggcccttgcccccccccccatgcctatctctgtaccaagctcatggtctacagggctgtagtgatacccgccctcctgtatggctcagagacatggaccatgtacagtagacacctcaagtcgctggagatatatcaccagcgctgtctccgcaagatcctgcaaatcccctgggaggacagacgcactaacgttagcgccctcgaccaggcccaacatccccagcatcgaagcactgaccacactcgaccagctccgctgggcagggccacattgtccgcatgtcccccgacacgagactcccaaagcgagcgctctactcggaactccttcacggcaaacgactcaaaggtgggcagaggaaacgttacaagggaccaccctcaaagcctccctgataaagtgcaacatcccccaccgacacctgggagtccctgggccaaagaccagtccgccttaagtggaggaagtgcatccgggagggtgctgagcacctcgagtctcgtcgccgagagcgtgcagaaaccaagcgcaggcagcggaaggagcgtgcggcaaaccagtcccaccctccccttccctcaaccactgtctgtcccacctgtgacagggactgtggttccccgtattggaatgttcagccacccgagaactcaattttagagtggaaacagaaaataggtgcaggagtagggcattcggcccttcgagcctgcaccgccattcaacaaaatcatggctgatcacccacaccAGCacatctcccccacaccccctgacacccccagccgcaacgaacacatccaatgaactggcctcaacaactctccgcggcagggaaccccacaggccaactactccccgagtgaagaagtctctcaatcccagccccaaacagcccaccccacatcccaagagcatgccccccccccacccacccccaattccgagggactgcctatgatgatgatgaatctccagCCCCGCAactccccagagatgtctgcactcctcaaattctgccctcctgagcatccctgattataatcgctccaccattggtggctgggccccaagctcggaattccctccctaaacctctccacctctctttccattgagacactccttaaaacatagaaaataggtgcaggagtaggccattcggcccttcgagcctgcaccaccattcaatatgatcatggctgatcatgcaacttccgtgccccattcctgctttctctctataccccttgatccctttagccataagggccacatctaactcccttttgaatatatctaatgaactggcctcaacaactttctgtggtagggaattccacaggttcacaattctctgggtgagaagtttctcctcatctcagtcctcaatggcttaccccttatccttcgactgtgacccctggttctggacttccccaacatcgggaacattcttcctgcatctaacctgtccaatccagtcagaattttatatacttctatgagatcccgtctcattcttctaagttccagtgaatataagcccagtcgatccagtctttctttcttatgtcagtcctgccatcccgggaatcagtctggtgaacctttgctgcactccctcaatagcaagaatgtccttcctcagattaggagaccaaaactgaacacaatattccaggtgaggcctcaccaaggccctgttcaactgcagtaagaactccctgctcctatactcaaatcctcacgctatgaaggccaacatgccatttgctttcttaaccgcctgctgtacctgcatgccaactttcaatgactgatgtaccatgacacccaggtctcgttgcacctccccttttactaatctgtcagcattcagataatattctgccttcctgtttttgcccccaaagtggataaccttatatttatccacattatactgcatctgccatgcatttgcccactcacctaacctgtccaagtcaccctgcagcctcttagcgtcctcctcacagctcacaccgccacccagcttagtgtcatctgcaaacttggagatattacactcaattcctttgtctaaatcattaatgtatattgtaaatagctggggccccagcactgagccctgtggcaccccactagtc
Protein-coding sequences here:
- the LOC139251689 gene encoding large ribosomal subunit protein uL16, which produces MGRRPARCYRYCKNKPYPKSRFCRGVPDPKIRIFDLGRKKAKVDEFPLCGHMVSDEYEQLSSEALEAARICANKYMVKTCGKDGFHIRMRLHPFHVIRINKMLSCAGADRLQTGMRGAFGKPQGTVARVNIGQVIMSVRTKTQNKEHVIEALRRAKFKFPGRQKIHISKKWGFTKFNMADFDDMVAEKRLVPDGCGVKYIPRRGPLNIWRALHAV